The nucleotide sequence TATCGCTGCGACACAAGGGCTATGAACGGCGGTCCCAAACGGGGGCGTATGCGAACGCGCTGGGTCATCGCCATTCTGCTCGCGATCCCGCTCGCCGACACGTTGCTGTTGCTGCCGGTCGCGCAGGCGATCGGCTTCGTGCCGACTGTCCTCCTCGTCATCCTCACCGGACTGCTCGGGATGCTCCTCGTCCGCGCGGAGGGCCGACACACGCTGGCGAAGATCCAGCGGAAGGCCGCGACGGGCGAGGCTCCGACGAACGAACTGCTCGACGGTGGCCTGTTGATCGCCGCCGGAGCGTTCCTCCTGACACCCGGAATCGTCACCGACGTCCTCGGATTCGCGCTCGCGCTGCCGGTGACCCGATATCCGATTCGGGAACTGCTGAAGCGCTACGTCGTCCGCCCCTATCTGGACCGCCAGACCGGCGGCTTCGTCACCGGCAACGTGTGGGTCGGTGGCTTCCCGAACGACGGCGACGACGTGGTCAATCTTGACCCCGAAGAGTACGGTCGCTCCGGCGACGACAATACCTGACTGCGGGCCGTTTCTGAGCCGAATTACGGGGGGTCGAACCCCGTCACTGCGTGTCCAACTGCGGTCGAAAGGAAACCCTTAAACTACTCATCGAACAACGGATAGATGCGCTCACCTGGGCCAATAGCTCAGTCAGGTTGAGCGCTCGGCTGATAACCGGGAGGTCCGCGGTTCAAATCCGCGTTGGCCCATATCGATCCATCCCCGCGATGGGTCGGGTGATTTGGGGCCGTACAACTCCCCAGCCACCCAACTTCGACGTTCTAACAAATCTGAGACGGTAGTCTCTCGTCTTGTACCAGAACGTTCCTTACCACCCCTCCGCGCAGTCGGGCGGTTAGTCTTAGCCGAAAGCAGAAATGAGAGAATTCGCCGGAGGTGGCTCCGGTGAGGTTCAAACGCCTCGGTACGGGGTTCGTTCGGTACAATTGTCGGAGCTGTCGAGACGGATGTGTCGCCCAGCGTAAACAATCCCGCGCGCGCTATCGGGAATGCAAAACCTGCCATTCGGTCCCCGTTCCTGATCGAGGTGATCCCGTCGATCAGCTCCATCCCGCGCTCGTCTGGGCAGCCCATTCACTGCTCTATGATTTCGACCTTCCACCGCAAGCGGCGGAGCGGCCCCTTCCCACGGGGGCCCGGAGCCGCGCAAGCCGCCGACCGGCGGGAGGCGGCAAACGAGCGGCTGGGCGGCACGGTGCGGACTCCACTGACCAAACTGAGCTTCCCTCGCGTGGATGAGCGCGGGGGCCTCGACTTCGGGTGAATGTAACACATCACCCTTACGTGAGTACCTTCTTCGCGAACTCGAAGAGGAAGGACTCCTTGGTCGAGGCCAACTGCTCGACGGATCATATACTGAACGCGATCGCGACCGTGCGCGACTTCTACAGCTCGTCGCTGAACACCCTGAGGGAATCCTCCGCTCTAAACTCGTCCACGTAGGTCTGTACGGACTCAGACTCTACGGCAAAGATCCGTGGCGTAACACAGTCGGATTCGCCGATCTCGACTGGAACACCGCTGAGGAGCGCCACGATGCCGCCCTCGATCGCATTGCTGAACGTAAATTAGCTGAGGAGCAGCTTGACGGGAGCAATTCCGAATACCAATTTGCATACCGATTCACGAAAGCCGCTGAAACTGCCGGATTCGTACAGCTCGAAAGCGGCGGCTCCTCGACCCGGGTCATCCCAACCCTGCGGCTTCTTGACTTGATTTCATCAGGCATTAGTGAAACAGAGACCCCCAACGACGGCACGCTTTCAGACCGCCATTTCGTCCGTCGCGTCCTCTCCTCGGTCGAATCCCATCTTTCAGATGCTCAGAAATCGGCTGCCGCTGAGGGTCTGCTTCGTTACATTCGGCGTATCGACGATTTCAGACTGGCCTTCGATGTCCACGTTCGTTCTCGGAAGGGTACCGAAACGCGTCGGATGACCAAACAGTACAAGACGCGCTTCAATTCCGAAGATCGCCACGGGCGCTCTTTCGCACGGCTACAGGATGCGCTTGACGCGCGCGCCGAACCGGGAGCGACTGCGGCATTTTCAACGCTAACGACCGATCCGAAGCAGCACGACTCACTGCTCGATTCCATACAAAATATCAATCCGAACTTTCACCGGCTCCGGCAGTACTTTTCAGCTGATCCCTCGACGAAGGCCGACACTCGCGAAATGGGTGTCACTGGCTGGCGTCCGGATCTTGACGGCAAGGTGACTGGCCGCCCTCGGCAGACGCTCGACTACGTGAAGGTCCTCGAATACGCGTCGGGTGGCCTTCCTCACCTCCACACGCTGCATTTCAACCCGCCACGTCGCGAGAGCGATGGAATGCCGTGGCTGATCGACAAAGGAGAGCTGTCTCAGAAGTGGTCAGACTATGGGCAGGGCTCGATCGTCGACGTGCGTCCGCTGGTCTACCGCGACGACCTCCGCCCAGCTGGTGATCCTGACAACCCCGATGACAACGGTATACTCGACCTCGTACCGTTTACTGGCTCCTCGCTCGACGAAGAGGGAGCGTGGCAGGTTGTCCACGAGTTCACAGAGGAGACGATCCTCAACTGGTACCGACGAGAACACGATCTCGACGGCGTGCGGTTCAACTCCGCTGATGGTTGGGTCGACTGGTACCGCTACGGGGATAACGATCTCTCTCGCGAAGAGGCTGCGGAACGAGCTGGTCAACACGATCTCGTCGATATGGAAGGTGACGATGAGATCATCTTTCAGAAAACCGCCGGTTCCTACCTTGGAAAGTACTTGAGTGCAACCTACGGTGCGCTCGCTGACGTCGCTGAATCCTTTGATGATCGAGAAACGCTCACCTCTGGAGAGGATGATTCGAAAGAAGCCGTCTGGAAACTGGCGCTCTACTGGGCCACAGATAAACAATTCTGGTCGACGTCGCGCGGAATCGAGAAATCGATCGATCCGGAACCACCGGAAATCGAAGGTGAGGCTCGCGAAGCTGCTGAATGGGCCTCTCAGGATACAGTAATCGAGCTATCGCGGGAGTATGCTGAAACGTGGGTTCACGAGCCAGATCTGGATGATCTCCTCGAATCCGGGCGTGCCCAAGCGACGCTTCGAGAACTCTCTACAGATTACTGGGTATCGATTGACTACCTCGGCGCGTATGCCTACTGGGATATGCCAGCTTCGACCTCACAGGCTGCTTCTCTCGAAGTTTTAGAGGACAATATGCACGACCCTGATGAAACCTTGGTTTCGATTGAAACTGATCGACCGCCACCAATTGTGGAGATTTGGGGAGAGTCTTAGGCTGCGTTAGATACTCTGGCTAGGCTGGTCACTGGTTAGACTCTCAATCTTTCCTACGTCTCCGTTTCAATACTCGAAAACGACGATTGAATGTTAGGACTGCTTTCAGCCTAACGATGATCACTGTATTGTTTATAGGATATCCTGTTTCTCAAGATGCTTTTTATGAAATGACGGCACAAAGTTTGGATTAGACCTAAGAAAGTCTTGAGGCTCCTCAACATCCAGTGGAATTTGGAGGTCAACTGCCACTGATCGATCGACCCCTGCGGACATTAATTTAAGCTCTGCAATATTCATAGATCCCATCTCAAGCATACTATCCAGTTGGAGCATCCAGCTTGGTGTTTCGTCTTCCTTTATATCTTCCAAAATAGTAATTAAAATCCCGAAGTACTTCACCAATCTAAAGCAAATATCTTGATCTACTATACTCATTGTTTCTCGAATAGATCGGTCTATGGATTCATCATCCGGAGTTGATTTATGATTACGTCTGCTTTCGATCAGATCTCCATAAGAGCTACCCTCAAGCCATTGAGTTGCATTGACGACTATTGGTTCTAGTACTGGACATTCTGTTTCAATATTTTCTGGTGTTATATCATACTCTTTATCCCTTGAGAATTTGAACACCCGATTCAGATTCCTTGTAACACTTAGCAAGTTGGAATATAGATTCTGGTAGCGGTTTTCAATAATCCAATCTCCTACATTATTATCAACCAAGTGATATAGTTGATCAAGTTTTACTGGATCAACAGTTGGATTCTTTCTTAGATACTTGTTAGGGAGGTTGACTTCTTCCAGTACCTCCTCAAGTGATGATTGGATTTTCTTAATGTTCTCATCTTGCATACCTTTATTCTCTAAGAAAGACCTCACAGATTTGTCCTCTTTGAGATATCTTCCCCGCAAGAGAATGGCTGTGTACTTGACCCCAATGTCTTCGACCGAAGTCAGATCTTTTGATTCAATTGCTGAAATTAACTCTTCTACCTTGCTAACTGCTTGATTTGTGGCTGGTTCAACTTCTTTTTCACCAGCTCCAGACAGCTTTTCATCTGCCCATTCATCATTTTGCGTTTCGATGCAGTAAATGGCCCCGTAGAGTTTGGTATCGACTCTACCAACTCGCCCAATTAGGTTATTGAACTCGAAATCCGATAGATCTTCACTCCCTTTCTTAGCTCCGACCAAAAAGATCTTTTCAGCGGGAAGGTTCACACCCTGCATCAATGTTGGTGTAGTAACAATTGTATGTAGATCTCCTGTCTCGCTGTAGATCTCCTCGATTTCTTCACGGGCAAACTTGGGAACATTTCCGTGATGAAATGCAACTCCCCTCTCAAGACATTCGATTAACGAATAGTCCTTGTGAATCGCTTTGGTTAAGAAAGATTTCAGCTCTTCTAAATCCGGAGATAGTGGTTGCTTTTCCTTCGAATTCGCTATACGCTTTGCACGCTTTTCAGCGTAGTTCTTCTTTCCAGAATATACCAATGTTTTGCTGTTCTTGGCGAATTCCTCAAGAATCGTTGGAAGTGATTCTGTCTTATTTGTATCCACCTGGGTATAACTCAGATCTTCTGGTTCTGGAATATCAATTCGACGAATTTCACCAGAAGGTGAGTGAACTTTCGCAGAAATGTCTGTATTGCGTCCAGGCCTAAACTGAAGACTAACTTTCAGTTGCAATACTGGTGTGAATGCGCTCTGAACTTCTGCCACCTCGTTATTCGTGAGCGCTTCTAATGTTTCTCCTGGGTTATCTAGATAAGGACCAGCAGCGACAATCTGGGAATCTGGATAATACTGATTCAACAGTTCGACTACTCCCTCGAATAGCACTCCTCGCTCATCGTCCTCTATGTTTTGTACTTCGTCGAAAAAGACTAAATCTGGCTCAATTTCAGTACGGATATCTGGATCCACGATTCTCCGGCACCTCTCTGGTGTCACGACAAGGAATAGATCTTTTTCAATATCTTCCGTAGCATTTTCATCGGTTTGATCAAAGTACATTCCCGGTCTAACTGTCACCCCCTCTAACTGGGAAAGATCTCGACTGACTTCGGAAATTAATGCTCTCGTTGGAACTACATAGATCGCTTGGAATTGTTCTTCTTCACTAACTTTTTTCTCAATATATTGCTGTAGAATAAACGACTTACCAGAGGACGTTGGGCCAGAAATCGCAACATTACGACCTGCAATCAAATGCTTATATATATCATTTTGAAATTTTGAAAGGATAGGTCCTGATTCAAGTTCATACTCATCTCGCGTACTCACTAACTCTGCACCGAGAACAGAGTCAACTGACCTAACAAGTTGTTGTTCAAAAGTAAGCTCAGTTTCTGTAGCATCTATGTTATTGAATGCGGGTAAGTTACCTAACCTTGCTAATATTATATACAGATACCTTCTATATGCCTCCTCTTGAGCCTCATTGACGTCATTTTTTGTTGATCGAATATAACTCAGAACACCAAAAGCAAGTGCCTTTCTCCGGTGGTCCTCGTTTCCGCTAGAAGCTAATACTGAAGCGATCCAAGCGCATTTATTCACTTCTTCTTCGTCAACAGATCTAACTGGAGTTTCAGCAAATTCATCCAGCCCAAATCCGTGACTACGTACGTCCAGATCATCTCGTACCAGCTCGACAACTAGCTCATCTAGACACTGATTAAAGAAATCTAATTGAGCAGCAGCCTCATACGTTGACATTAGTTACCTCCTGGACTATTGAACACAGCATTTTGCCATTCAGATTTGAAATTAGTCGTGTCCTCTATAGGGAACAAAAAGAAAATCATCCAATATTTCTGCATTTCCGGATGTTCTTCCTCAATTTTTTCTTTCACATATGCTTTTAGATCAGAATCAGAAACACGGGTAGCGATGCGTTCTATCAACTCCTCCTCATCATCACACTCCATTTGAAATTCCGCCAAATTATCATCTTCATATCCAATAAATACCGGATGTATTTCCCGATGTTGTGTAGTCTCTGGTGAAAGTGTTTCTGCTATCCGCCGTACTTCTTCTTCATTCAAATCCTCACTTAGAGTCCTTGAAGCAACGTCAAGTTCGAATCCCTTCTTACTGTGTCCTTCAGGGCCGTGAAACCGTTCCGTATCCTCAATTGCTTCTGTAATCGCTGTAGACCGTTGTGTCTTGAACTTTGCCTCACCAAATGCGAGGGCGTCTTTTCCTCGAAATTCCCCAAAAAATAGTCCATCTGATCCCTTGACTGCTTGTACCGGATCTTGTTTTAATGAGACTTTGTGGCAGACCATAGGCATATTCAATATTGCATCGACCAGTACGAACAGAATTAATTCACCGACGATTCCGACATTGTCATCATCTTCTTTTTCGCTTATGAACTCAGGAGCATCCCACCCTGGCCAGTCTCTATCATCCCTTTCTGATTGTGAGAATACGAACCGAGGCAGTTGATTTCTTAAGAATTGGATGAATCCACTTTGGTTCAAAGTACCAGCTGATGGCTTGATACAATATGAATCAACTTTCAGCGTGCCACCCTCCCAAGATTCAACTTCATAAATATATTTCAGAAGTTCACTGTCGTCAATCACCGTGTGTCTCGACC is from Halobellus sp. LT62 and encodes:
- a CDS encoding FxsA family protein, translating into MRTRWVIAILLAIPLADTLLLLPVAQAIGFVPTVLLVILTGLLGMLLVRAEGRHTLAKIQRKAATGEAPTNELLDGGLLIAAGAFLLTPGIVTDVLGFALALPVTRYPIRELLKRYVVRPYLDRQTGGFVTGNVWVGGFPNDGDDVVNLDPEEYGRSGDDNT
- a CDS encoding HamA C-terminal domain-containing protein, with the protein product MSEAIEFSWSRHTVIDDSELLKYIYEVESWEGGTLKVDSYCIKPSAGTLNQSGFIQFLRNQLPRFVFSQSERDDRDWPGWDAPEFISEKEDDDNVGIVGELILFVLVDAILNMPMVCHKVSLKQDPVQAVKGSDGLFFGEFRGKDALAFGEAKFKTQRSTAITEAIEDTERFHGPEGHSKKGFELDVASRTLSEDLNEEEVRRIAETLSPETTQHREIHPVFIGYEDDNLAEFQMECDDEEELIERIATRVSDSDLKAYVKEKIEEEHPEMQKYWMIFFLFPIEDTTNFKSEWQNAVFNSPGGN
- a CDS encoding DEAD/DEAH box helicase, which translates into the protein MSTYEAAAQLDFFNQCLDELVVELVRDDLDVRSHGFGLDEFAETPVRSVDEEEVNKCAWIASVLASSGNEDHRRKALAFGVLSYIRSTKNDVNEAQEEAYRRYLYIILARLGNLPAFNNIDATETELTFEQQLVRSVDSVLGAELVSTRDEYELESGPILSKFQNDIYKHLIAGRNVAISGPTSSGKSFILQQYIEKKVSEEEQFQAIYVVPTRALISEVSRDLSQLEGVTVRPGMYFDQTDENATEDIEKDLFLVVTPERCRRIVDPDIRTEIEPDLVFFDEVQNIEDDERGVLFEGVVELLNQYYPDSQIVAAGPYLDNPGETLEALTNNEVAEVQSAFTPVLQLKVSLQFRPGRNTDISAKVHSPSGEIRRIDIPEPEDLSYTQVDTNKTESLPTILEEFAKNSKTLVYSGKKNYAEKRAKRIANSKEKQPLSPDLEELKSFLTKAIHKDYSLIECLERGVAFHHGNVPKFAREEIEEIYSETGDLHTIVTTPTLMQGVNLPAEKIFLVGAKKGSEDLSDFEFNNLIGRVGRVDTKLYGAIYCIETQNDEWADEKLSGAGEKEVEPATNQAVSKVEELISAIESKDLTSVEDIGVKYTAILLRGRYLKEDKSVRSFLENKGMQDENIKKIQSSLEEVLEEVNLPNKYLRKNPTVDPVKLDQLYHLVDNNVGDWIIENRYQNLYSNLLSVTRNLNRVFKFSRDKEYDITPENIETECPVLEPIVVNATQWLEGSSYGDLIESRRNHKSTPDDESIDRSIRETMSIVDQDICFRLVKYFGILITILEDIKEDETPSWMLQLDSMLEMGSMNIAELKLMSAGVDRSVAVDLQIPLDVEEPQDFLRSNPNFVPSFHKKHLEKQDIL